A stretch of DNA from Telopea speciosissima isolate NSW1024214 ecotype Mountain lineage chromosome 5, Tspe_v1, whole genome shotgun sequence:
TAGAGGTGGGGGAATTTTCCTCCAATCTGAATAAGATACAGGTAGCAAGTGTGCATCTCGAGCTTTAACTCCTATCCAAGTCATCAATTGTGCAGTTCTCTCATTGCAAGGTTGGCCATTATCATCTATTTGTATGCTAATTTTTTTTCCACTGGCATTGACAAAACCTCCTTGCCCCAGCTGGTCCTCTTCCGGACTTTCTAGGACTGTAACAATTGATATTAGGTAAATACACATATTGACTAAGTTTAATAGACAAAAATATAAGTAAAGATATTTGTGCTCTTACTGTTTCCTCCGAGCTCGTGCCATCATAAAACTCATCATTACTCATTATTGACTAGTTGTTTAAAAATAAACAATTGATATTAGTGCAATCACAATACATAAATTTGtatttgtaaaataaaaaaaagtaatagtATAACATTGCATACATACTCATCATCAACCGAGACTGGTCATTCAATTAGACATATTGTCGTCATCTGAACTTGCAATTTCATTGTTTAGTTCAATGGGGGTCTGAACTATCATCCCTTCTATATCTGATCTAGTCCACACAAAATCTGTGTCACCTTCATGATCTGAAAGTTGCATATTTTGCCTATGTTGTATTGTAGTCTGTGTGTATGCATGATTCAGAACATCATTTGCCTCACCTTCCAAGTCATATGTATCCCTAATCTTGGTAGTCACGGCAACGTGCCAATCCGACCTCCGAGGATCTGACACATAAAACACCTGCTCCACTTGTGAAGCAATGACAAATGGCTCGTCATTCACATTTTGACCACTATATTTCAagtgattaaaatttacaagtGTAAACCCGAGCTCATCTTTCTCCACTCCTCTCTCAGGATGAGCCCAATCACACTTAAATAATGTTACTTTAAGATCCACTGAGTATTCTAATTCTATCACTTGTTTCAGAATACCATAATAAGTAACATGTCCCTCAATAGGATGCTTGTCCTTCTGACTTGAAAAGCTATTAGTCAATGCAGTTATTAGGACCCCACTATTCTGAGTTTTTCTATTAATCTCATGCACCTTACTATGAAATCTGATCCCATTAATAATGTATCCCATATAACTTCTTGCCTTAGAGTTAGGACCCCTAGCAAGacatttgatgtgctcgagcACCTCAATCCCATTTTGCCGGAGTTTCAATATCTGATGATACAAAATGGGTCAGAATAAAGTTGCAAATTTTCATATAGTAGATTattgaaatttttatatttacGTACATGCTCATTAAACCATTTTGGAAAGTCCTTATcatgcaaatccataaccttcTTGGGACGAGAGTTACGACCTAACTGCCTTTTGATTTCTTTCAGGTGGAGTCTATAATTGAGTGAggccaaaaaattaaaattcaattacactttaatatatacatatatatcaaATACAATATTGAGGAAATGagtgaaatgaaattttatctCTATTTCGTACTTACTGTTGGTATTCATTTATTCCTTTGTAATGGACTAGCACACACCGATGTGCTTgattcctttctctcatttcgAGATGCAACAGTTCACATTTCCCTAGGGGCCGACCTATGCTTGAGAATATAGAATGTGGGTCTTCTACATCCAATGAAACATCATTTCTGGATGGCCGATTCAACCTCGTTTCAACACCTTCAAAGTATCTAGAACAAATTATTATACACTCTTCCGCAATATATCCTTCAGCTATCGAGCCCTCTGGCCGACTATTGTTGCGAACATAGTCTTTAAGTTGTTTGAGGAACCTACACAAATCCACATTTGTGACGAATATTTAGCCATAAATTTTATAGAACATGAATAAGGTGTATTATTATACAAACTAATAATTAAACACTAACCTTTCTATTGGATACATCCAACGGTAATGTACAGGACCAGCCAAGCTCGCCTCGCTGGCTAAATGAACTATCAAATGCACCATAACATCAAAAAATCCAGGTGGAAAATACCTTTCAAGGTTACACATTGAGACAGCAATACTTTGATTAAGCCTCTTGAAATCCTCCTCTGAACCAACTTTACTACATAAATCTCGAAAGAACTCACATATCTCAATCAATACTTTACCAACATTCTTGGGCAAAACACTACGAAAGGAAACTGGAAGAAGTTGTTGCATCATAATATGACAATCATGGCTCTTCATTCCCGATATTATCCTCTCCTTGACTTGCACATTACGTGAGATATTACTAGCATAGCCGTCTGGAACCTTCACACCACTTAATATTGTGCAAAACACCTCCTTGTCCTCATTGGACAATGTGTAGTATGCTGGAGGTAAAATGACTTTATCCCTACCTTCAATAATCTTTGGATGAAGATCAACACGGATTTTCATATCTTTTAAATCTAGACGTGCATTCACGTGATCCTTCGTCTTATCTTTCATACCTAACAATGTCCCAATGATACTATCACAAACATTCTTCTCAATATGCATCACGTCTAAATTATGACGAACAACATTATTTTTCCAATATGGCAAATCAAAAAatatactcttcttcttccagttAAATGGGAGCTCTGGCTTTTGTAaccccctttttctcttccccccaTCCTTGTCAATATTATCCTTCCCAAATGGGGGGAAACTGAGCACCCCATAGCTGTTCCAACACATCAAAACCAGAAAGTGTCTTTGGTTGCACTCTATGTTCCTCATGACCATCAAAACTTCTTCTATCAGTACGAAATTTATGATCAGGAGGAAGAAATCGACGATGGCCCAAGTAACAGTGCTTTCTTCCATATTTTAGCCAACGTGAAATTGTATCCTTGTTGCAACATGGACAAGCCAAAGCACCTTTCGTACTCCAACCTGAGAGATTCCCATATGCCGGAAAATCATTAATGGTCCATAACAAGCATACACGTAGCTTAAATGTTTCCTTCTTATATGCATCATAAGTCTCAACGCTGTATCCCACAATGTTTTTAACTCATCAATCAATGGCTGCAAATATATGTCTATATCATTCCCTGGTTGTTTTGGTCCAGGAATAAGCAATGTAAGAATCATGTTAGGAGCCTTCATACACATCCACGGTGGCAAGTTGTAAGGGATCACCACAACAGGCCATGTACTATGCTTTGAGCTATTCATCTTAAATGGATTGAATCCATCACTTGCAAGCCCAAGCCTAATATTACGAGGGTCCTCACTAAAATCCGGATAAAGCCTATCGAAGTCCTTCCATGCTTTAGAGTCAGCTGGGTGTCGTAACTTCTGGTCATCTACACGCTcttcatgatgccatctcatatCAGATGATAGTTTAGACGACATATATAACCTTTgaaaccttggaatcaaagggAAATGACGTAATATCTTGACTGGGATCTTCTTATCGTCTGATATATATCTTGATATGCCACATTTGTAACAAGACGTGGCATTTGCTGTCTCATTCCGATACAACATGCAATCGTTGCGGCATGCATCAATCTTCTCGTAATTCAGGCCTAAGTCTTTAATAATCTTCTTGGTTTCATACAAAGACTTCGGTAACGAATTCGGCTCGGGAAATGCTTCTTTCAATAAGTCAAGCAACAATGAGAATGCTTTGTCACTCAACTTGCAGAGACATTTAATATGATAAAGCCGAAGAATGAAagatagttttgtaaacctttcGTTTCCTGGATACAATGGTAAATTTGCATCTTCCATCAACCGTTCATATTTCTTCATTGCTATACTTTCCCCCTCTATATGCACACCTGTGCCACCATCATCAATCCTTTCATCTGTATTTCTTCTGAACATCTCATTTAGCATGTTATGTGTAACATCATAGGTATCTGATGAGTCAAGTTCCACTGGAGTTTCACGGAGAGGGGTGTGTGAAGATGATGCTTCCCCATGGTTATTCCAAATTGTATAGTTCCTTAAAAATCCATCACAGACCAGATGTTCGGTCACTTCAGTCCGATTTCCCCAAAGTTGATTTAGGCACTTTACACATGGGCATAAGATCTGAGTCCCACATGCTGCATTAGAAAATGCATAGTCTAGGAATTTGTCAACCTCCTGCATGTATAGTGTAGACGTTCTAAAGGATGGATCCTTTGATCTTTCAATCCAACTCCTAGACATAGTTTCCAGACGTAActggtaaaacaaaaaaaaatgttgattaAGTCCAAAAGAGGGCTGCTTCCAAGTTCAATGCTATAAATTAAACCCTCTTAGTAATAGCATACAATCAACAAAAGCAACAGATTATAATCCCCCCAAACTCAGATTAAGTAGAACCCCCACAACCACAAAAGAATGATGCTAACAGTACTTTCTTGACAACGATAAAACAGAGTATAGAGAGGAGAATGGAGCTGAAAAAGGGATCGATTGGGGGCCTTAGGATGCAGGAGATGTGTTcaaaagatgggagagaagTGATGGCTGGATTGGTTAGGAGAAGGGGCTCTTTGGAATTAGAAAGTAACACAAAATAGGCTCAAACCAGGGCACATGAGCAAGGGGGCAGCATAAAGGTGTCTCGGTTGATGAAGTAGAGTGTTCCAATATCTAGATAGCTTGTAGGGCATGAAGAACAGCAGCAAAGAGTGacctcctgggcttcccaccgcaaggagtcGCCGATTCATACACCAGCTCCTTCCTccatggatcaaacaccaaggaatCAAAATTGTGGGTTGCTTGCCCTCCTGGGTTGTTTTTATAGACTTCATTAAAACAAAATAGTAAGgactcaaaattagaaagttccaaaaattagaaactaccaacTTTGGCCTTTTACTTGGGTTACAAAACACAATCAGTTTCTAGACTGATGTGACCTACTACTTGTTGACAATGTACTAactattaaaatagaaactaactacttacaatgaaaatagaaattaactactaataatcaaaatagaaagtagatatTCCTAGTTAGACAACATCAGGCAGCTAAGAGGGAAAACGAAGAAGTTGAAGATGGAGGAAACCACGCTGAATTTCCAGATTTTTCGACATTCTTTCCTcgtttctttttctctcaagaGGTTCCACTCTTTCTCTATATTGATTTCTCCAATCGAATCCTTACGATCTACCATCTCCCACGATGGAATCTGAACTTTATTGGAGCCCACCAATTTTGGGTGATTAAATTTTATGTCTTCTATGTTTCCAATACTGCGTACACTTTCATGTGCTTTCTATTTTCAAGAATTTCCTATTCAACAATGATACACTACAAAATTAAGGGAATGGAAAACCAATCCTCTAGATACCTCATCTTTTAACTAAATGGTTAAAAGATGAGGTATGTAAAAGTACAGTTTATGTAAGGTAGTATGACAATTAGGTGAAAGTCCCCTTCTCCAAAAGAGAAACTGGAGCTGTAAGGTAGTGTGACTTTTCTTTATTCATAGAATACATCATCAAATGCATGACTTGCCAAATGCAAATATTATTCCTCAAGTCAAAACCCCCTTGAAGGGTTAGAAATCTAGAACCCTTTAACATCAATATGGGCTCTTTGTTTGATCAAGAATTAGCTTTACAAAGAGAGGGTTTCAGGAATTATTGAACTCTAACATCCATTTGCAGAACTAGAGGCAATCAAAAATGGCAGCTTCGATTGCTTTGAATGGCTTAGATAGCTTGTGCCAAGTGATTGTGAAAGAAGCATATTTGTTTCTTGTAGTGGAAGATCAAGTCAAGACCCTTGGAGACCAGCTCAAACTTATGGGTTCTTTCCTCAGAGATGCAGAGAGAGCAGAGGGTCAAGAACATATTGCAATGGAGGAATTGGTTATCCAAATTAGGGATTTAACCTATGAAGCTGAGGACATCATTGAGAAATACTTGGTGGATGGATGGATGTGTAAATATACCCAGCAAGGAAAATTTATCCGAAGAGTCGAAACAGGATTGGAAACAAGACTTCACTTTCCTCTTCTTGTTGAGCCCACAACCAAATAGCAATAACAAATGAGGTGAGAAGCATGATAGAACCCCCTTAG
This window harbors:
- the LOC122663088 gene encoding uncharacterized protein LOC122663088, with translation MEESTVTWAIVDFFLLIINFVLIEEVLMVMRNIECNQRHFLVLMCWNSYGVLSFPPFGKDNIDKDGGKRKRGLQKPELPFNWKKKSIFFDLPYWKNNVVRHNLDVMHIEKNVCDSIIGTLLGMKDKTKDHVNARLDLKDMKIRVDLHPKIIEGRDKVILPPAYYTLSNEDKEVFCTILSGVKVPDGYASNISRNVQVKERIISGMKSHDCHIMMQQLLPVSFRSVLPKNVGKVLIEICEFFRDLCSKVGSEEDFKRLNQSIAVSMCNLERYFPPGFFDVMVHLIVHLASEASLAGPVHYRWMYPIERFLKQLKDYVRNNSRPEGSIAEGYIAEECIIICSRYFEGVETRLNRPSRNDVSLDVEDPHSIFSSIGRPLGKCELLHLEMRERNQAHRCVLVHYKGINEYQQLHLKEIKRQLGRNSRPKKVMDLHDKDFPKWFNEHILKLRQNGIEVLEHIKCLARGPNSKARSYMGYIINGIRFHSKVHEINRKTQNSGVLITALTNSFSSQKDKHPIEGHVTYYGILKQVIELEYSVDLKWSKCE
- the LOC122663089 gene encoding uncharacterized protein LOC122663089 encodes the protein MQEVDKFLDYAFSNAACGTQILCPCVKCLNQLWGNRTEVTEHLVCDGFLRNYTIWNNHGEASSSHTPLRETPVELDSSDTYDVTHNMLNEMFRRNTDERIDDGGTGVHIEGESIAMKKYERLMEDANLPLYPGNERFTKLSFILRLYHIKCLCKLSDKAFSLLLDLLKEAFPEPNSLPKSLYETKKIIKDLGLNYEKIDACRNDCMLYRNETANATSCYKCGISRYISDDKKIPVKILRHFPLIPRFQRLYMSSKLSSDMRWHHEERVDDQKLRHPADSKAWKDFDRLYPDFSEDPRNIRLGLASDGFNPFKMNSSKHSTWPVVVIPYNLPPWMCMKAPNMILTLLIPGPKQPGNDIDIYLQPLIDELKTLWDTALRLMMHIRRKHLSYVYACYGPLMIFRHMGISQVGVRKVLWLVHVATRIQFHVG
- the LOC122663090 gene encoding putative disease resistance protein At1g59780: MAASIALNGLDSLCQVIVKEAYLFLVVEDQVKTLGDQLKLMGSFLRDAERAEGQEHIAMEELVIQIRDLTYEAEDIIEKYLVDGWMCKYTQQGKFIRRVETGLETRLHFPLLVEPTTK